The stretch of DNA ATCAGGGAGGATACGATGATATTGATATTTCGAGATGCACATAACCGTGACCGGCTTGATCCGGGCGAGCTCATCCAAAATGAAATGCTGGACTTCTCTGAGGGGAATAAGAGTAGTGAACTCGATCTGTGGGGGTTTGGAACGACTCCATGTTGccaaagatggagaagaccATGTAGGATCAGCCTTGAATTTCATCATGTCAGCTAGTGGTCATTCGTCGTCAACCCCTCCTCAGGAGTTACTACTTACCTGGAGACAACTGGAGTCATCGTGAAATCGAGAAGGATAGCTTATGCGGTAAGACAAGGAGTGGACCATTTTGTTGAAGTGCAGTATGATCCTATGTATTTCGATGCTGTGATGAGAAAGTGAAAAGCTTTCCTTGGTTTGAAAATAAGGCTGACAGATAGACACGTTTGAGACGTTGCAATGAatgagaaagaaatgaaTCGATTTTATACCCGTTGATTCGATGGCGGAAAAGTGTTATCCGCCGTCTGTAATGAAGAACTGTTGTGATGGAAGTTAGTTGTTCTTTGTTGGCGGATAAGAGGAACTGCGCAAAGACCAAATAAAGAACGTAGAAAAGAGGCAAGGGGCGAGTTGCTGTAAATCCGACTTGCATGGTCAGATTGATGGCGTCTTCGATGACAGACAAAAGTAAGGAATGAATGAAGCTTTCAAATAATGATGATAACAAGAAGAACGGAGGAAAAGATAAAAATAGAAGACTGCTGTttgccgccgccgcgtttGTTGTTTGAGAGGCCGAGATTGCATTAAATGACCGGCGGTCGATGTCAGAAGTCCCCCGAGACGTAATCAAATCAAAGCTGCGACTGCAACGGCAcaaaataataataatttGCTTTTATTAACTCATTTCAAATTTACTTAACTAATGAGAATTTCGATTGCTCCGACATCCGACGCTTCGTTTATTTCCCACAAATATTAGTTTTGTTGGCCTCGCTATAATCTTCGATAGACATTGGTTGCAGGTGGGAGGGAACAAGTTCTGATTATTGATCTAGACATGTTGGGACAAAACAAGGAAGCGGGCCGGGGATCAGGGAGGGGATAATGATTGATAGAGATGCATgtatcttctttttctttcgcTCATGagtggtgatgatggcaTGGCAGTTACAGGGAGCATGACGATCCATCATAATAAGAGCCAGACCAAAGTTAACCTCTACAGAATTCAACAAGTGTATCGTAATAAATGTCTGGCCGATGAAGACCTTACAGCAGCTCATAATACTTGTTCGTGTCGCAGATTGtccgctttttcttcttttccttcttctgtcgTCACCACCGCCAATGAAGCATATAAATCTAAAACCGTACAAGAACAAATGTCCGTgacaagagaaagaaaaccAAAAAGACACAACAAGAAAACAAGATAAAAATCAAGTGCCGGACACAGCACAACAACGACTCAAGGTACCCAAAATCTGAACCCATTCCAAGGCTTCCTTCGTCCCATGTCTTCCCTAACTTCCCCTATTCCGTCAACCTCTACCACTTGCATTCTCTCATTCGCCTTTCCAAAAGCTGCATCAAATTTGTTATATTGGTACACATCGTTTGGAGtgtcatcatccaaagaGCTAGAGTATCGTTCATAGGATATCTGCTTTTGAGGGTAGAGAGAGGTACGTTCATAAAGCGAAGCGACATTTGCGCCAAAAGGAATGGGAGGGAGGTAAGGTGGTGGGGACGCAACCGATCCGGAGGCAGATGTCTGCTCTCGAGCAAGGTGATCGCGGattggaggaagggtgggTCTGATATCATGGGATGCCGAAAAAGCGGGTGAATCGATAGAAGGAAGGGTTTCGCTTACGCGGAAGCGCTTAATTGGTGGAAGTTCAAATTCGGATGAGTATTTACGAGAGTGAAGAGAATGAAGCGACTCGGAGCGCCGGTGAACACCTTTAAAGCTAGAGTCGGATTGGAgattgaaagaagaaagtggCGGCAGTGTAGGACCCGAGAAACTGCGTAAAGGAGGGAGTGACGGCCGTTTCTCGTGCATGCTCGTGACAGATGGGACATCTGTGGGGAGAGGGACGTTACTGAGGGGATGCGCGCTTCGCACCTTGGGGCTAATTGATTCAATAAGGGCCATACGGCCACTTTCGGGGACCGACTAGGGACCACTTTGTCAGCAACGTGCGTAACATGACAAGTAAACCACTCACGTTAAGCTCGCTGTCCTCATCCGAtaatctcttctttctctttccccccttctttccttctccttttcgtTCCTTATCCCAAACAGTCTGTCGACATAAGGCATAATGTGGGTGCCCCGGTGGGAAATTCTTGGTAAACGTCTCATTTTCTCCCCAATGACATTCTTCGCCCTTAACAATCGTCCAGATGCATCCCTTCCCTCGAGGGTATTTGTCGGTCCTTTCAACCTTGGCGAACATCTTGTGTATAGATAGGGTATGTCTTACAGAGTTTCGCCATCCAGCTGTATCGGTGGCGAAAAATGGATAAGCAGTCTCAATCCAGCGATAGATGTGCTCTAAAGATAGACCGCCAAAGGAAGAGCTAAGGATGGCTTGACCCATGAGGAATGCCAATGGTGCTTGAGGACGTGCAAGAGGACGTGGACCTTCTGGGATACCTTCAGTGCCAGGTTCGGGGCCACTATGGGGCTCTATTACCGCCGCTGAGGACGTGGATGTCTCGCTTGTCTGTGACGGAGTCCTATTTCTGGACTTTACCCTTTCTGAATCAGCCTGAAATGTCCTGGTAAAGGTCTCCACTCCGTCCCAGCGCCACTCTTCGCCCTTCTTGATTGTCCAAATACCCCCTTTTCCTGATGGGTAGTCTGTGGTGCGATCTGTCTTTTCAAACACCTTGTTTGTGGACAATGTGTGTCTGACCGAATTGCGCCATCCCGCAGTATCGGCAGCGAAGAAAGGATAGGCAGTTTCAATCCATCTATATATGTGGCCGAGCGACAAGCCACCTCGGGATGAACTGAGGATAGCCTGGCCCATAAGGAAGGCTAGAGGTGCTTGCGGTCGAGTGAGAGGACGAGGACCATCAGGGATACCTTCTACACCTGGGTCAGGCGCATGAAAGGAGGATGCTGAGGGGGGAGTAGAGGcacgagaagaggagagactTCCGCTGGAGTGCAGATCCCAGCTATTCTTCCTTTGCGGCGAAGGTGGCTTCATTCGTAGCAGAGGTATGCCACTATTGCACATGGGAACATGAACAAAAGGATATCAATGATAAGCTGGGCGATGCGGAAGGTTtacagaagaaggcttACGGATAGCGAGGGCGAGAGACGCCGATGCTCTCAGGATGTGCCGCTCTGTGAGCCTCCATACTGGGGAATGTTTGTGTTCtgtgagaaagaaggagaagatgggagatgtTTATGTTTATTTGGACGGAAGTAATTACACTTGTTGACGGCTGCTTGGAGTTGTTTACTCTGTCACGTGATCACAGAAAAGTATTAAAATAAGAACAAAGAACTGCAATTCCGCTCCTCCGCAGCAGCCGGCGACGGACGAATGCCCGGCCAGCAACGAAGGCATACTAATTTAGATCAGGACACTTTCTACTGTATAGTCTCACAATCCCGATGGAACGCGCAATATGCAAATATGGCACATGAATCATGAAAGAACTGGAATGACAACGGCGGGGATTCAGAGTTACTTTGTGTATGGGAACGTTATAATATAAGGCATTATTCTGAACTCTAATGGTGACTACTAATAAAggaatggatgatgaaacCTATTCCCAGCTCCAATGCTGTGTCTACGTATGATATTTGTTGGCTGACGCGCAGCAGGGGCAACTCATACGTAGCAAGCCCGGCAGGCGTGCATGCATACCATCACAGACTTCTGGTGTTTCGCGCCTTTCAATTTGATTTGTTACATTTATTCGAAGCTAGAAGCGACGTCTTCTTTGCGTCGGTTGAAGCCTTCGTTCTTGTAGCGAAAATCATCCATTTTTGTCGTCTCTCGCCTTTGCGTCTTTGCTTCTTTGCTTGTATGAAAATCTGAAGACAACAAGATGCCCGATGCCCCAATCGCCAATCAATATAAGTCTACCGTTACTGTGCCATAAATACAGACATATCCGCACGACTCGCGTGTCAACGACGGAAGGTCCGTGCGTCGAGGGCAAAGATGCATATAAAAATGGCTATTCTGCCAccgcttttttcttcactcttcctttctccttgggcatcttcttcgtctcaTCCACGTCTACCTCTATGCCCACATCATCTATCTCCACAACCTGTCCGTTTTTCTTGATACCCTCATCGCCCATCCCTCCGTCGCCCTCCTTTTCGATATCAGACAACTGGACCGGTTCAGCTTGAGAGTCGACATCCACTGTTTCTTTGGTCTTCCTGTTGGTCAATGCTGCAATCAGTCTCCTGAGATGGAAATAAGAATATGATAGGTAGGCAACCTACTTCTTGAGATTGCTCTTCCGGCCCTTGGTCTGCATGCTGGGATTGGGATCGGGAGGGCGCAGGTTGTCATGGATAACATCTTCCAGGCCGCTGTCAAGTTATGATCAGCTTCTCATGCCCAACCGTGCTAGAATTGTACCTACTAGATTCGGTACAGCTCGAATACTGCTTGCTCCTATGTTCACTATCAGCCAATGAATTTACCATGAGGTGGGGATACCACGCACTTTGTCTTTGGCCTCAATCATTAAATCGACATCATCCGGCAACTCCGCTGGCAACGTCTGACATCGATCAGCATGCgccctcctctccattATGCTCTCCGCCCCTGGTCTAGGCTCTGATAGATGTTGCTTCATCTTGATGCCCTTCTTGTTCCAGACCTCTGCAATCTTCGGGATAAGCTCTGCGGGAGGGCCGGCGGAAGGGTTCAAGGCGTCGTGATGATAATCAAAGATGATGGGGATGTCAAGCTCAGTACAAACTGGTAGAAGATCATCGACGTTGTAGCAAATCTACGTTACTGTCAGACCCTTGCCCATAGGGTTTTAAACCTGTATACTTACTTCGTCATTCTCCAGGACAAGCCTTGCCTTCACCTGGTCGCTCGTAAGGGTGGTGTAATTTTCTTTGAATCTTGCCAAAGTGCTTTCTTTATCCCCGTAAACACCCCCCATATGGATGCTGATCCTTATCAGCAGGGGTTTCTTGGCTGCGATTTGTGCTACTTACATCATCACACCATCAGGCCCAAGTCCCATCCTGTCCATAATTTCACAGTGATATTCTAGCTCTCTAATTGACGCATCTACTACCGCCTTTTTCGGTGACCCTAATTGCGTAAACTGCTCTAATCAGCCTTGCATGTCCCTGCTGTTTGTGATTTAACTAGACTCACCTGACCTGGATGCATAGTCAATCTATGCCGGTATTTTTTTGCTAAATCTCCTGCTTCTTTCAACTCTGCATCCGCAAAATCGAGAGAGTATCCATACTTGGCGTGAGACGCGAAAGGAAACATTTCAGAAGACATCCGCATGAAACGGATCTTGTTGTCTTCATTCCATTGGATTAATGTCTTGAGGTCTCGAACGTTCATTAGCCCGAGCCCTTTAGGTAATTCaatcccctcttcctctatACTGGCGATTCGACAAGTTCTCGAACAAAATATACTTT from Cryptococcus neoformans var. neoformans B-3501A chromosome 7, whole genome shotgun sequence encodes:
- a CDS encoding hypothetical protein (HMMPfam hit to UvdE, UV-endonuclease UvdE, score: 361.1, E(): 1.5e-105): MPPRRSARKALQPSSTDMAPFATSPRSLEQSLAPSPPSKPPKATLLAVAMAMDEENLTPPSASDVEDDQVSKVVMNGAADRASIKRKRGSKMAVEEGGKVEIGEISSTKGRKRGRKSNAELAAAKEEAESEEELDFREDMAIPAKGKKNGQRITVESTATAKNGEQERTKKKAVKKSRIAKDEPQYDDEGNEIVKRKRKPREYPKKVYEIPDVERKTTTFRGRLGYACLNTVLRANKPESIFCSRTCRIASIEEEGIELPKGLGLMNVRDLKTLIQWNEDNKIRFMRMSSEMFPFASHAKYGYSLDFADAELKEAGDLAKKYRHRLTMHPGQFTQLGSPKKAVVDASIRELEYHCEIMDRMGLGPDGVMMISIHMGGVYGDKESTLARFKENYTTLTSDQVKARLVLENDEICYNVDDLLPVCTELDIPIIFDYHHDALNPSAGPPAELIPKIAEVWNKKGIKMKQHLSEPRPGAESIMERRAHADRCQTLPAELPDDVDLMIEAKDKEQAVFELYRIYGLEDVIHDNLRPPDPNPSMQTKGRKSNLKKKTKETVDVDSQAEPVQLSDIEKEGDGGMGDEGIKKNGQVVEIDDVGIEVDVDETKKMPKEKGRVKKKAVAE
- a CDS encoding hypothetical protein (HMMPfam hit to Fork_head, Fork head domain, score: 145.8, E(): 9.2e-41), giving the protein MEAHRAAHPESIGVSRPRYPGIPLLRMKPPSPQRKNSWDLHSSGSLSSSRASTPPSASSFHAPDPGVEGIPDGPRPLTRPQAPLAFLMGQAILSSSRGGLSLGHIYRWIETAYPFFAADTAGWRNSVRHTLSTNKVFEKTDRTTDYPSGKGGIWTIKKGEEWRWDGVETFTRTFQADSERVKSRNRTPSQTSETSTSSAAVIEPHSGPEPGTEGIPEGPRPLARPQAPLAFLMGQAILSSSFGGLSLEHIYRWIETAYPFFATDTAGWRNSVRHTLSIHKMFAKVERTDKYPRGKGCIWTIVKGEECHWGENETFTKNFPPGHPHYALCRQTVWDKERKGEGKKGGKRKKRLSDEDSELNSVPESGRMALIESISPKVRSAHPLSNVPLPTDVPSVTSMHEKRPSLPPLRSFSGPTLPPLSSFNLQSDSSFKGVHRRSESLHSLHSRKYSSEFELPPIKRFRVSETLPSIDSPAFSASHDIRPTLPPIRDHLAREQTSASGSVASPPPYLPPIPFGANVASLYERTSLYPQKQISYERYSSSLDDDTPNDVYQYNKFDAAFGKANERMQVVEVDGIGEVREDMGRRKPWNGFRFWVP